Proteins from one Sphaeramia orbicularis chromosome 17, fSphaOr1.1, whole genome shotgun sequence genomic window:
- the LOC115437220 gene encoding armadillo repeat-containing protein 1-like isoform X1: MRPSVELEPGPECPTSPLSQRTTTGQSRSLDWDPLDLTVASQILTQLLCRPQLLFFFYGCLPGGTMSAEPDALAVVNQLRDLASDPMNRRAIVQDQGCLPGLILFLDHPSPQVVYSALLAIRYLAECRANREKLKTELGMMLSLQNVVQKSTTPGETKLLASEIYELLQASGGADEAEPAEETVSGRRKAQFFLGSSNKRAKTVILHIDGLDDPDRRSLCEEALLKIRGVISFTFQMAVKRCIVRIRSDLKAEALATAIASTQVMKAQQVVKGENGHEVLIPFAEDGSVEVEQNQDLPDYLPEDESPSQEPDKAVSRVGSGQDGASWLGAAANFLSRSFYW, encoded by the exons ATGAGGCCAAGTGTGGAACTTGAACCTGGTCCTGAATGTCCAACCAGCCCACTGTCCCAGAGGACCACAACAGGCCAGTCCAGAAGCCTGGACTGGGACCCGTTGGACTTGACAGTGGCTTCTCAGATCCTGACCCAGTTGTTGTGTCGTCCTCagcttctcttcttcttttatgGGTGTCTCCCTGGTGGAACCATGAGTGCCGAGCCGGACGCGCTGGCTGTGGTCAACCAGCTCCGGGACCTGGCCTCGGACCCCATGAACCGCAGGGCCATAGTCCAGGACCAGGGCTGCCTGCCGGGACTCATCCTGTTCTTGGACCACCCCAGCCCTCAGGTGGTCTACTCCGCCCTACTG GCGATCCGCTACCTGGCAGAATGTCGAGCCAATCGGGAGAAGCTGAAGACGGAGCTGGGGATGATGCTGAGCCTGCAGAACGTCGTACAAAA GTCAACCACTCCTGGAGAGACAAAGCTGTTGGCGTCAGAGATCTATGAGCTCCTGCAGGCGTCCGGCGGCGCCGACGAGGCAGAGCCAGCGGAGGAAACCGTCAGCGGCCGACGTAAAGCCCAGTTCTTTCTTGGATCCAGCAACAAGAGGGCCAAAACTGTCATCCTGCACATCGACGGTCTGGATGACCCG GATCGTCGCAGTCTGTGTGAGGAGGCTTTGCTGAAGATCCGAGGAGTCATCAGCTTCACCTTCCAGATGGCCGTGAAGAGATGCATTGTCCGAATCCGCTCCGACCTGAAGGCTGAG GCTTTGGCAACGGCGATCGCGTCCACGCAGGTGATGAAGGCTCAGCAGGTGGTGAAAGGAGAGAATGGACACGAG GTGCTGATCCCGTTTGCGGAGGATGGCTCGGTTGAGgtggagcagaaccaggacttgCCAGACTACCTTCCAGAGGACGAGAGTCCGTCTCAGGAGCCAGACAAGGCAGTCAGCCGGGTTGGATCTGGACAGGATGGGGCCAGCTGGTTGGGCGCCGCCGCCAACTTCCTGTCCCGCTCCTTCTACTGGTGA
- the LOC115437220 gene encoding armadillo repeat-containing protein 1-like isoform X2, which translates to MSAEPDALAVVNQLRDLASDPMNRRAIVQDQGCLPGLILFLDHPSPQVVYSALLAIRYLAECRANREKLKTELGMMLSLQNVVQKSTTPGETKLLASEIYELLQASGGADEAEPAEETVSGRRKAQFFLGSSNKRAKTVILHIDGLDDPDRRSLCEEALLKIRGVISFTFQMAVKRCIVRIRSDLKAEALATAIASTQVMKAQQVVKGENGHEVLIPFAEDGSVEVEQNQDLPDYLPEDESPSQEPDKAVSRVGSGQDGASWLGAAANFLSRSFYW; encoded by the exons ATGAGTGCCGAGCCGGACGCGCTGGCTGTGGTCAACCAGCTCCGGGACCTGGCCTCGGACCCCATGAACCGCAGGGCCATAGTCCAGGACCAGGGCTGCCTGCCGGGACTCATCCTGTTCTTGGACCACCCCAGCCCTCAGGTGGTCTACTCCGCCCTACTG GCGATCCGCTACCTGGCAGAATGTCGAGCCAATCGGGAGAAGCTGAAGACGGAGCTGGGGATGATGCTGAGCCTGCAGAACGTCGTACAAAA GTCAACCACTCCTGGAGAGACAAAGCTGTTGGCGTCAGAGATCTATGAGCTCCTGCAGGCGTCCGGCGGCGCCGACGAGGCAGAGCCAGCGGAGGAAACCGTCAGCGGCCGACGTAAAGCCCAGTTCTTTCTTGGATCCAGCAACAAGAGGGCCAAAACTGTCATCCTGCACATCGACGGTCTGGATGACCCG GATCGTCGCAGTCTGTGTGAGGAGGCTTTGCTGAAGATCCGAGGAGTCATCAGCTTCACCTTCCAGATGGCCGTGAAGAGATGCATTGTCCGAATCCGCTCCGACCTGAAGGCTGAG GCTTTGGCAACGGCGATCGCGTCCACGCAGGTGATGAAGGCTCAGCAGGTGGTGAAAGGAGAGAATGGACACGAG GTGCTGATCCCGTTTGCGGAGGATGGCTCGGTTGAGgtggagcagaaccaggacttgCCAGACTACCTTCCAGAGGACGAGAGTCCGTCTCAGGAGCCAGACAAGGCAGTCAGCCGGGTTGGATCTGGACAGGATGGGGCCAGCTGGTTGGGCGCCGCCGCCAACTTCCTGTCCCGCTCCTTCTACTGGTGA
- the cyp7b1 gene encoding 25-hydroxycholesterol 7-alpha-hydroxylase, with protein MSPLLLVLLGLLVLVLLRGRTRRVGEPPLITGWIPYLGKALEFRKDAHAFLEEQRRRHGDVFTVYIKGNYMTFIMNPLMYPNIIKHGRQLDFHKFTNVVAPYTFGYPPVDDVRFPGLGDKISSSFHLLQGSNLTLLTESMMANLMAVFRQDYLNEASDHWRTGLAYDFCTSVMFEATFLTMYGRPPSGWRHPGMGPMKDDFLRFDTMFPLLIAQTPLWLLGNTEATRLKLINHFLPQKMSQWSNRSKFIQQRAETFDQYDTLKDMDKAAHHFAILWAAVGNTAPATFWSMYYLMSHPEALQTVRQEIQDVLNQSGVQICCDRDIVLSRDQLDRLLYLESAINESLRLSTASMNIRVVEEDFHLRLDSERSVAVRKGDIIALYPQSVHMDPEVYEDPQSFRFDRFLVDGRERTDFYKDGQRLKFYLMPFGSGSTMCPGRHFAINEIKQFLCLLLVYFDLDLDHQQRTTLDCSRAGLGILQPTKDVHFRYRLRTATDHHSPPQTTTD; from the exons ATGTCCCCCCTGCTCCTGGTCTTACTTGGTCTCCTCGTCCTGGTCCTGCTGCGCGGACGAACCAG GAGGGTCGGAGAACCGCCGCTCATCACCGGCTGGATCCCGTACCTGGGAAAAGCTCTGGAGTTCAGAAAAGATGCACATGCATTTCtggaagagcagaggaggaggcatGGAGACGTCTTCACTGTCTACATCAAAG GTAACTACATGACCTTCATCATGAACCCGTTAATGTACCCCAACATCATCAAACATGGCCGACAGCTGGACTTCCACAAGTTCACTAACGTGGTGGCTCCGTACACCTTCGGATATCCGCCCGTGGATGACGTCAGGTTCCCGGGTCTCGGGGACAAGATCAGCTCTTCCTTCCATCTCCTCCAGGGGTCCAACCTCACCCTGCTGACAGAGAGCATGATGGCGAACCTGATGGCGGTCTTCCGTCAGGACTACCTGAATGAGGCTTCAGACCATTGGAGGACGGGCCTCGCGTACGACTTCTGCACTTCGGTCATGTTTGAGGCTACGTTCCTGACCATGTACGGGCGTCCGCCATCGGGCTGGCGCCATCCCGGAATGGGCCCCATGAAGGATGACTTCCTCCGCTTTGACACCATGTTCCCTCTGCTCATTGCCCAGACGCCCCTGTGGCTGCTGGGAAACACCGAGGCCACGCGGCTCAAACTCATCAATCACTTCCTGCCGCAGAAGATGTCCCAGTGGTCCAACAGGTCCAAGTTCATCCAGCAACGAGCGGAGACCTTCGACCAGTACGACACACTGAAGGACATGGACAAAGCAG CTCATCACTTTGCCATCCTGTGGGCAGCGGTGGGGAACACGGCCCCCGCCACCTTCTGGTCCATGTACTACCTGATGAGTCACCCCGAGGCCCTGCAGACGGTCCGTCAGGAGATCCAGGATGTCCTGAACCAGAGCGGGGTCCAGATCTGCTGTGATAGGGACATAGTCCTGAGCAGGGACCAGCTGGACCGGCTCCTGTACCTGG AGAGCGCCATCAATGAGAGCCTGCGTCTGTCCACAGCGTCCATGAACATCCGGGTGGTCGAGGAGGACTTCCACCTGAGGCTGGACTCAGAGCGGAGCGTGGCAGTCCGCAAGGGGGACATCATCGCCCTGTACCCGCAGAGTGTGCACATGGACCCGGAGGTCTACGAAGACCCGCAG TCGTTCCGGTTCGACCGTTTCCTCGTGGACGGCAGAGAGAGGACGGACTTCTACAAAGACGGACAGAGGCTCAAGTTCTACCTGATGCCGTTTGGATCCGGATCCACCATGTGTCCCGGACGACACTTCGCCATCAATGAGatcaaacagttcctgtgtctcCTGCTGGTCTACtttgacctggacctggaccaccaACAGCGCACCACGCTGGACTGTAGCCGAGCTGGACTCGGGATCCTGCAGCCCACTAAAGATGTCCACTTCCGCTACAGGCTGAGGACCGccacagaccaccacagtccaccacagaccaccacagactga
- the LOC115437221 gene encoding erythroferrone isoform X3: MLLRLAQGRSPSAGAGGQQRPPLQLGLKMMMMMMMMMMMMVAAVGGASAEAAESEESQEILEEDETVSDEILEPVTSDLSRVSPLSSWLIFRRNSNKGENRRTKASRRSSKHGLPGPPGPPGPQGPPGPPAPLIPQEQELIQNLQRKLKDMATAGGVCLLCDGPPRVSTSFLGRLLQTISIPRRSLLELQSYGKPLDSEHSLQRGQSFNTSTGRYTAPLSGFYQITASLLIDSGDRLQVRLRDSVRAAICIESLCQSNLSVESVMGVAVAGGTFSLLLTGTLYLQAGEYVSIFVDNATGSSLSVLQDSLFSGILLGV; encoded by the exons gatgatgatgatgatgatgatggtggcgGCAGTGGGAGGGGCCAGTGCTGAGGCTGCAGAGAGCGAGGAAAGTCAGGAGATCCTGGAGGAGGACGAGACAGTCAGCGATGAGATCCTG GAaccggtgacctctgacctttcccGAGTGTCTCCTCTCAGCTCATGGCTGATCTTCAGAAGGAACTCCAACAAAGGGGAGAACAGGAGAACCAAAGCATCTAGGAGGAGCTCCAAG CATGGTCTTCCTGGTCCTCCTGGACCTCCAGGACCACAGGGGCCTCCAGGACCCCCAGCGCCCCTCATACCCCAGGAACAGGAGCTAATCCAGAATCTGCAGCGCAAACTGAAAG ACATGGCCACTGCTGGAGGAGTGTGTCTTCTGTGTGATGGTCCTCCTCGGGTGTCCACGTCGTTCCTCGGTCGCCTCCTTCAGACCATCTCCATCCCACGCCGGAGCCTCCTGGAGCTTCAGTCATATGGAAAG CCGCTGGACTCTGAGCACAGCCTCCAGAGGGGTCAGAGCTTTAACACCAGCACCGGCCGATACACCGCTCCACTGTCGGGCTTTTACCAGATCACAGCCAGCCTACTGATTG ACTCAGGGGACCGGCTCCAGGTTCGTCTCAGGGACAGTGTCCGAGCAGCGATCTGCATCGAGTCCCTGTGTCAGAGTAACCT GTCAGTGGAGTCGGTGATGGGTGTGGCTGTTGCCGGGGGAACGTTCAGCCTCCTCCTGACAGGAACTCTGTACCTTCAG GCGGGGGAGTACGTGTCCATCTTTGTGGACAATGCCACCGGCTCGTCCCTCAGCGTCCTCCAGGACTCATTGTTCTCTGGGATTCTACTTGGGGTCTGA
- the LOC115437221 gene encoding erythroferrone isoform X1 — protein MLLRLAQGRSPSAGAGGQQRPPLQLGLKMMMMMMMMMMMMVAAVGGASAEAAESEESQEILEEDETVSDEILEPVTSDLSRVSPLSSWLIFRRNSNKGENRRTKASRRSSKHGLPGPPGPPGPQGPPGPPAPLIPQEQELIQNLQRKLKDMATAGGVCLLCDGPPRVSTSFLGRLLQTISIPRRSLLELQSYGKPLDSEHSLQRGQSFNTSTGRYTAPLSGFYQITASLLIADRPVWLMDMSSPVSSPVSSDSGDRLQVRLRDSVRAAICIESLCQSNLSVESVMGVAVAGGTFSLLLTGTLYLQAGEYVSIFVDNATGSSLSVLQDSLFSGILLGV, from the exons gatgatgatgatgatgatgatggtggcgGCAGTGGGAGGGGCCAGTGCTGAGGCTGCAGAGAGCGAGGAAAGTCAGGAGATCCTGGAGGAGGACGAGACAGTCAGCGATGAGATCCTG GAaccggtgacctctgacctttcccGAGTGTCTCCTCTCAGCTCATGGCTGATCTTCAGAAGGAACTCCAACAAAGGGGAGAACAGGAGAACCAAAGCATCTAGGAGGAGCTCCAAG CATGGTCTTCCTGGTCCTCCTGGACCTCCAGGACCACAGGGGCCTCCAGGACCCCCAGCGCCCCTCATACCCCAGGAACAGGAGCTAATCCAGAATCTGCAGCGCAAACTGAAAG ACATGGCCACTGCTGGAGGAGTGTGTCTTCTGTGTGATGGTCCTCCTCGGGTGTCCACGTCGTTCCTCGGTCGCCTCCTTCAGACCATCTCCATCCCACGCCGGAGCCTCCTGGAGCTTCAGTCATATGGAAAG CCGCTGGACTCTGAGCACAGCCTCCAGAGGGGTCAGAGCTTTAACACCAGCACCGGCCGATACACCGCTCCACTGTCGGGCTTTTACCAGATCACAGCCAGCCTACTGATTG cagacAGACCTGTGTGGCTGATGGACATGTCCTcacctgtgtcctcacctgtgtcCTCAGACTCAGGGGACCGGCTCCAGGTTCGTCTCAGGGACAGTGTCCGAGCAGCGATCTGCATCGAGTCCCTGTGTCAGAGTAACCT GTCAGTGGAGTCGGTGATGGGTGTGGCTGTTGCCGGGGGAACGTTCAGCCTCCTCCTGACAGGAACTCTGTACCTTCAG GCGGGGGAGTACGTGTCCATCTTTGTGGACAATGCCACCGGCTCGTCCCTCAGCGTCCTCCAGGACTCATTGTTCTCTGGGATTCTACTTGGGGTCTGA
- the LOC115437221 gene encoding erythroferrone isoform X2: protein MLLRLAQGRSPSAGAGGQQRPPLQLGLKMMMMMMMMMMMMVAAVGGASAEAAESEESQEILEEDETVSDEILEPVTSDLSRVSPLSSWLIFRRNSNKGENRRTKASRRSSKHGLPGPPGPPGPQGPPGPPAPLIPQEQELIQNLQRKLKDMATAGGVCLLCDGPPRVSTSFLGRLLQTISIPRRSLLELQSYGKPLDSEHSLQRGQSFNTSTGRYTAPLSGFYQITASLLIDRPVWLMDMSSPVSSPVSSDSGDRLQVRLRDSVRAAICIESLCQSNLSVESVMGVAVAGGTFSLLLTGTLYLQAGEYVSIFVDNATGSSLSVLQDSLFSGILLGV, encoded by the exons gatgatgatgatgatgatgatggtggcgGCAGTGGGAGGGGCCAGTGCTGAGGCTGCAGAGAGCGAGGAAAGTCAGGAGATCCTGGAGGAGGACGAGACAGTCAGCGATGAGATCCTG GAaccggtgacctctgacctttcccGAGTGTCTCCTCTCAGCTCATGGCTGATCTTCAGAAGGAACTCCAACAAAGGGGAGAACAGGAGAACCAAAGCATCTAGGAGGAGCTCCAAG CATGGTCTTCCTGGTCCTCCTGGACCTCCAGGACCACAGGGGCCTCCAGGACCCCCAGCGCCCCTCATACCCCAGGAACAGGAGCTAATCCAGAATCTGCAGCGCAAACTGAAAG ACATGGCCACTGCTGGAGGAGTGTGTCTTCTGTGTGATGGTCCTCCTCGGGTGTCCACGTCGTTCCTCGGTCGCCTCCTTCAGACCATCTCCATCCCACGCCGGAGCCTCCTGGAGCTTCAGTCATATGGAAAG CCGCTGGACTCTGAGCACAGCCTCCAGAGGGGTCAGAGCTTTAACACCAGCACCGGCCGATACACCGCTCCACTGTCGGGCTTTTACCAGATCACAGCCAGCCTACTGATTG acAGACCTGTGTGGCTGATGGACATGTCCTcacctgtgtcctcacctgtgtcCTCAGACTCAGGGGACCGGCTCCAGGTTCGTCTCAGGGACAGTGTCCGAGCAGCGATCTGCATCGAGTCCCTGTGTCAGAGTAACCT GTCAGTGGAGTCGGTGATGGGTGTGGCTGTTGCCGGGGGAACGTTCAGCCTCCTCCTGACAGGAACTCTGTACCTTCAG GCGGGGGAGTACGTGTCCATCTTTGTGGACAATGCCACCGGCTCGTCCCTCAGCGTCCTCCAGGACTCATTGTTCTCTGGGATTCTACTTGGGGTCTGA